In one Aythya fuligula isolate bAytFul2 chromosome 12, bAytFul2.pri, whole genome shotgun sequence genomic region, the following are encoded:
- the ADGRG5 gene encoding adhesion G-protein coupled receptor G5, translating into MDSLGSSRLLTKALLLLPCAGAEKSAEMPTLLLTILVLCLAGSVLPYEGRETIQSCMQHLDKGLEQGNRQYNWDRLNQLEQALARSKPGKEGCHFQTSLVEAHVYSVMSDSFKGLNLSSSAQAKNKGRNKAKPKHAIRFPMELMQGMREREEHKLICIYIHSPSIFLDEQNSSVLNNHILGAFLQNRTVTGLRRPVEIQFWHDMVLDASNATCVFWVPGAGAGRAGSWSRAGCKTQHREGTVVCLCSHLTYFAVLMIQAQNLSQPVLESLTYISTVGCSISAAATFCTLLLCCFFRRRPKDTTTRIHMNLLAALFLLNGSFLLSKPLATSTKWLCQAAAALLHGSLLCSLAWMGAEAFHLYLLLVKVYNIYIQHYLLKLCLFAWGLPTLAVMAVLIFSGETYGCHAINTTDGYQNMNMCWLTSPLAHFVTLCYAGLILLFNTLVLVAVVVMLRRIKCQKGQARRDWATVLGLTCLLGTTWGLAFFSFGVLLIPQLYLFTILNSLQGLFICLWYITTYRRSRSSSDSSTSR; encoded by the exons ATGGACAGCCTGGGGAGCAGCCGCCTGCTGACCAaggcattgctgctgctgccatgtgCAG GAGCAGAGAAAAGCGCGGAGAtgcccaccctgctgctgaccATCCTTGTCCTCTGCCTCGCTGGGTCTGTCTTGCCATACGAAGGTAGGG AGACTATACAGAGCTGCATGCAGCACCTGGataaggggctggagcagggcaacCGCCAGTACAACTGGGACAG GTTAAATCAGCTTGAGCAGGCGCTAGCCCGCAGCAAACCCGGCAAGGAGGGATGCCACTTCCAGACCAGTCTGGTCGAGGCCCACGTGTACAGTGTCATGTCAGACAGCTTCAAAGGTTTAAATCTCAGCAGCAGTGCG CAGGCAAAGAACAAGGGGCGAAACAAGGCAAAGCCCAAACATGCCATAAGATTCCCAATGGAGCTCATGCAGGGCATGCGGGAACGGGAGGAGCACAAGCTCATCTGCATTTACATCCACAGTCCTTCCATCTTCCTG GACGAGCAGAACAGCTCTGTACTGAACAACCACATCCTGGGAGCCTTCCTGCAGAACAGGACCGTGACCGGGCTCAGGCGCCCCGTGGAGATCCAGTTCTGGCACGACATGGTGCTG GATGCCTCCAACGCAACCTGTGTCTTCTGGGTGCCTGGAGCTG GcgcaggcagagcaggcagctggagcagagcgGGCTGCAAGACCCAGCACAGAGAGGGCACCGTTGTCTGCCTCTGCAGCCACCTCACCTACTTTGCCGTCTTGATG ATCCAGGCACAAAACCTGAGCCAGCCTGTGCTGGAGTCTCTCACCTACATCAGCACTGTGGGCTGCTCCATCTCAGCCGCTGCCACCTTCTGcaccctcctgctctgctgcttcttcag GCGCCGGCCGAAGGACACCACGACCAGGATCCACATGAACCTCCTGGCTGCGCTGTTCCTGCTCAATGGCAGCTTCCTGCTGAGCAAGCCACTGGCCACCAGCACCAAGtggctctgccaggctgctgctgccctgctccacggaagcctcctctgctccctggcGTGGATGGGTGCCGAGGCCTTCCACCTCTACCTCCTCCTTGTCAAGGTCTACAACATCTACATTCAGCACTACCTCCTCAAGCTCTGCCTCTTTGCTTGGG GTCTGCCCACGCTGGCTGTGATGGCTGTTCTGATCTTCAGTGGAGAAACCTATGGGTGCCATGCCATCAACACCACTGACGGCTACCAGAATATGAACAT GTGCTGGCTCACCAGCCCGCTGGCCCACTTTGTCACCCTCTGCTACGCTGGCCTCATCCTGCTCTTCAACACGCTGGTGCTGGTGGCCGTGGTAGTAATGCTGAGGAGGATCAAGTGCCAGAAGGGGCAGGCAAGAAGGGACTGGGCAACGGTGCTGGGGCTCACCTGCCTGCTGGGAACCACCTGGGGCTTGGCCTTCTTCAGCTTTGGCGTCCTTCTCATCCCCCAGCTCTACCTCTTCACGATCCTCAACTCCCTGCAAG GTCTCTTCATCTGCCTGTGGTACATCACCACATACCGCCGCAGCAGGTCCAGCTCTGACAGCAGCACCTCCAGATAA